Proteins encoded together in one Rhipicephalus sanguineus isolate Rsan-2018 chromosome 9, BIME_Rsan_1.4, whole genome shotgun sequence window:
- the LOC119405061 gene encoding ankyrin repeat domain-containing protein 13C isoform X1 — MADSDSDSEDGSMYPLHEKVFVGDVRRVSALLRTHDVAKKDVHGNTPLHLAVMLGQKECVQLLLAHNAPVKVKNSQGWNCLAEAVSYGDRQTILSLLRKLKQQSREAMDFRRPDLVRILELMGDFYMELKWDFQSWIPLVSRILPSDICKIHKKGSNIRLDTTLVDFNDMKWERGDITFLFTGNDKPSKSLTVLDNNLKVYQNVRYEDTETEIEDEVDILMSSDIVAGQISTKTVTFQRAQSGWLMREDKTEMVGKFLADFYSISGLTFESRKRREHLTEEDLHKNRAIIESFTRGNTMVLENSEPQRRKSLPPPPRRDVTFEQYISATPGNPPILGRQPVCKTTTKVFKATLAMSQNFPLTVNSLLNVLEVIAPFKHFNKLREFVQMKLPPGFPVKIDIPILPTVTARITFQDFEFRDNIDDALFEIPTNYSEDRNRFPDL; from the exons ATGGCGGACAGCGACAGCGACAGTGAAGACGGCAGCATGTATCCGTTGCACGAAAAGGTATTTGTAGGCGACGTTCGGCGAGTTTCCGCTCTCCTGCGAACACACgacgttgccaagaaggacgttCACG gaaacacgCCGCTTCACTTGGCTGTCATGCTGGGACAGAAGG AGTGTGTGCAACTTCTCTTGGCACACAATGCTCCTGTAAAAGTGAAGAACAGTCAAGGGTGGAACTGCTTAGCAGAGGCTGTCAGCTATGGGGATCGTCAGACAA TACTCTCCCTGTTACGGAAACTCAAGCAGCAGTCGCGGGAAGCAATGGACTTCCGGAGGCCGGATCTCGTACGCATTTTAGAACTCATGGGGGATTTTTACATGGAGCTCAAGTGGGACTTCCAGAGTTGGA taCCGTTGGTCTCAAGGATACTGCCATCGGACATCTGTAAAATTCACAAGAAAGGATCAaacattcg GttagacacgacgctcgtcgacTTCAACGACATGAAGTGGGAGCGGGGAGACATCACCTTTCTTTTTACGGGCAACGACAAGCCGTCCAAGTCGCTAACCGTGCTGGACAACAATCTGAAGGTCTACCAGAACGTCCGTTACGAG GACACGGAAACGGAGATTGAGGACGAGGTGGACATACTGATGAGCAGCGACATTGTGGCCGGCCAGATCTCAACCAAGACGGTGACCTTCCAGAGGGCACAGTCGGGTTGGCTGATGCGGGAGGACAAAACG GAGATGGTTGGAAAGTTTCTAGCTGACTTCTACAGCATCAGTGGCCTAACATTCGAGTCTCGAAAAAG GAGAGAACACCTCACCGAGGAGGATCTTCACAAAAACAGGGCAATAATCGAGAGCTTCACGAGAGGCAACACGATGGTCCTAGAAAATTCAGAG CCGCAACGGAGAAAGTCATTACCTCCGCCTCCGCGAAGAGACGTCACGTTTGAACAGTACATCTCGGCTACACCGGGAAACCCACCCATTCTGGGCCGACAGCCAGTCTGCAAGACAACTACCAAAGTTTTCAAGGCCACCCTGGCCATG AGTCAAAACTTTCCCCTCACTGTGAATTC CCTCCTAAACGTGCTTGAAGTGATAGCGCCGTTCAAACACTTCAACAAGCTTCGGGAATTTGTACAGATGAAGCTGCCTCCGGGCTTTCCTGTTAAAATAG ACATACCCATCCTACCCACGGTGACTGCCCGGATTACGTTCCAGGACTTTGAGTTTCGGGACAACATAGACGATGCGCTCTTTGAGATCCCCACGAACTACTCGGAGGACCGCAACCGGTTCCCGGACTTATGA
- the LOC119405061 gene encoding ankyrin repeat domain-containing protein 13C isoform X2, whose protein sequence is MADSDSDSEDGSMYPLHEKVFVGDVRRVSALLRTHDVAKKDVHGNTPLHLAVMLGQKECVQLLLAHNAPVKVKNSQGWNCLAEAVSYGDRQTILSLLRKLKQQSREAMDFRRPDLVRILELMGDFYMELKWDFQSWIPLVSRILPSDICKIHKKGSNIRLDTTLVDFNDMKWERGDITFLFTGNDKPSKSLTVLDNNLKVYQNVRYEDTETEIEDEVDILMSSDIVAGQISTKTVTFQRAQSGWLMREDKTEMVGKFLADFYSISGLTFESRKRREHLTEEDLHKNRAIIESFTRGNTMVLENSEPQRRKSLPPPPRRDVTFEQYISATPGNPPILGRQPVCKTTTKVFKATLAMSQNFPLTVNSLLNVLEVIAPFKHFNKLREFVQMKLPPGFPVKIDIPILPTVTARITFQDFEFRDNIDDALFEIPTNYSEDRNRFPDL, encoded by the exons ATGGCGGACAGCGACAGCGACAGTGAAGACGGCAGCATGTATCCGTTGCACGAAAAGGTATTTGTAGGCGACGTTCGGCGAGTTTCCGCTCTCCTGCGAACACACgacgttgccaagaaggacgttCACG gaaacacgCCGCTTCACTTGGCTGTCATGCTGGGACAGAAGG AGTGTGTGCAACTTCTCTTGGCACACAATGCTCCTGTAAAAGTGAAGAACAGTCAAGGGTGGAACTGCTTAGCAGAGGCTGTCAGCTATGGGGATCGTCAGACAA TACTCTCCCTGTTACGGAAACTCAAGCAGCAGTCGCGGGAAGCAATGGACTTCCGGAGGCCGGATCTCGTACGCATTTTAGAACTCATGGGGGATTTTTACATGGAGCTCAAGTGGGACTTCCAGAGTTGGA taCCGTTGGTCTCAAGGATACTGCCATCGGACATCTGTAAAATTCACAAGAAAGGATCAaacat CAGGttagacacgacgctcgtcgacTTCAACGACATGAAGTGGGAGCGGGGAGACATCACCTTTCTTTTTACGGGCAACGACAAGCCGTCCAAGTCGCTAACCGTGCTGGACAACAATCTGAAGGTCTACCAGAACGTCCGTTACGAG GACACGGAAACGGAGATTGAGGACGAGGTGGACATACTGATGAGCAGCGACATTGTGGCCGGCCAGATCTCAACCAAGACGGTGACCTTCCAGAGGGCACAGTCGGGTTGGCTGATGCGGGAGGACAAAACG GAGATGGTTGGAAAGTTTCTAGCTGACTTCTACAGCATCAGTGGCCTAACATTCGAGTCTCGAAAAAG GAGAGAACACCTCACCGAGGAGGATCTTCACAAAAACAGGGCAATAATCGAGAGCTTCACGAGAGGCAACACGATGGTCCTAGAAAATTCAGAG CCGCAACGGAGAAAGTCATTACCTCCGCCTCCGCGAAGAGACGTCACGTTTGAACAGTACATCTCGGCTACACCGGGAAACCCACCCATTCTGGGCCGACAGCCAGTCTGCAAGACAACTACCAAAGTTTTCAAGGCCACCCTGGCCATG AGTCAAAACTTTCCCCTCACTGTGAATTC CCTCCTAAACGTGCTTGAAGTGATAGCGCCGTTCAAACACTTCAACAAGCTTCGGGAATTTGTACAGATGAAGCTGCCTCCGGGCTTTCCTGTTAAAATAG ACATACCCATCCTACCCACGGTGACTGCCCGGATTACGTTCCAGGACTTTGAGTTTCGGGACAACATAGACGATGCGCTCTTTGAGATCCCCACGAACTACTCGGAGGACCGCAACCGGTTCCCGGACTTATGA